The Aspergillus luchuensis IFO 4308 DNA, chromosome 4, nearly complete sequence DNA window CCCACAAATATCCGCTGCCGTTTCCGATCCAGTACATCTTCTACAATGTAACCATTGATGACTCGATGAGGGACCATCAAATGACACAGATAACATCGGAGATGTCGGGCTTGGAAAGAGGCCTGGTTGAAATGTTGCTCGGTCCGAGTGTTGCTAGCTTTTCTGCTGGTGTCTCGGTATGCTTGCTGGTGTGATGGTAGGCTAGAAAATCGCAATTTGCGGATCGCATCGCCTCTTGAAGCGGAGGAAGCGGTTTCAAAGTGAGTTCTTTCGTTGTTCACTTCCCCCGGGCAAGGGCATCTCTCCACATTCACCGCCGTTGTCTTTTAAGGCTTCCATTGCGCTTGTGTCCCGAAGACTGCTTCTTTCCGGACGACTGTATTGAACGAATACTACCGGTGTCATCATCAGAAATTGATTTCTCTGCTTCGGACTCGGAATTTGATTCTTCTGATCCGGAGATGGAAGTATCCGGGTCGGGCTTATCGCTGTCTTCCTGAGAATGGGCTGGATGGTTCACTTTCTTCGGCGCAGTTTCAAGCGACCTTAAAGACGAACTGTCATCAGTCTTGGACGTTGATCGATCCAGACTGGAGATTTTGTCGCTCTCggttccttcttcccctgatTCGTCATCGGAATCAACATATTCGGAACTTTTGAAGTGCTTGTTGGATTGGCTCTGAGAAGGCGTGATTGATTTCGATTTACCTCGACGCTTGGGTGGTTTTGCCTCCACAACAGGGTCGTAGAAAGCATCCGGATTCCCCATGCTACGCCGAGTCAAGACCTTGCGCCTAATCTTGCGAAATTTGTCTCCACACTGCTGCCTGGAACGGCAGTTTTCCATGCGGTTGCTGATTTCTCCCCAAGAAATCTTAGATTCATCTATCTCATAGATATCCCGGCCAACTTCATGGCCCAGGTTCTTCATGTGGGTCCACCAGTCCTGTAGATACTGTAGCAGCGCACCTACTTCCCATTCAGACCAGGGCCCTCTGTTCATCGTCTGGCGATGTTCGAGGTGATTTCTCCATCGCTGTATCACGTCGTCATCGCTTCTACCAATCATTTTGGCGATGTGAGCCCACCTGGGCCCATGGCGCTCATGAAGCAAGATAAGTTCGTCATCTTGCTCGGCAGTCCAATAATGTGGCTTTTGGGTTGTGCATTGGAAATGTCGTCTCATGAACCGATAAACCGATCTCTTATCGCGATGTGGGATAATTTCATAGATGTTTTTCCAGAAGGCCACTTTGGTGGTAATATGCGTGGGACAAGGGAAGGGATTCGACTTGTCCCTTTCTGAATGCTGAATCATGAGGTCAAAGGTGTCGCTTGCCATGCCGTGGGTGGTGCAGAAATCTAGCTTGAAGGATTCCAGAGCTTTAACTTCTTCTGGCGTGAAGAAACCAGttgatttattttctttccctttgctGGCATCCGAACCGCGTTTGCCCTTTTTGAAATCCACCAGGCCTTTGAAATTCTCGGAAGATTGTTTTGATGCTGTGTTCAACTTGGCTTCCGATTTCTCCTGGGCAGATCCTTTCTCTTGGTCCTTGCTTCCTGGGTCTGGGGCGATCAAATCTTCTGTTCCTGGGGAAGGCGAAGTTGAAGGCGCATTCTGCGTGAGTAAGTCGGGCTTGTGCGTGGCCTTGTCTGCTTTGCCGTTTTGTATCTGGTTGGACTCGCGAACCTTCTTGCGCTTTGACGGACGATCAGTGGATGTATTATGCCGCGATGATAGAGACGTTTTCGGTGAAGCAGGCGATATATTACGGTCTCCAGTGGTGTTATCCAAAGCTCTCCTCTTCCGTCCAGATGTTGTATTGTTGGATTGTAGCTTCTGCTTGGCGCCATTTAAAGGAGTTATAGGGGTCGAAGGGATTTCCAATTCCGATcgattctcttcttcggaatCTTCGGGGGCATTCTTACGCCCTGGGGAAGTATATTGCGAAGACGAATTGCCCATTTCGTGTTAAAAGAAACCAGCCTCCCAGTGAAGTCTGAAGACCTGACAAAGAGCTGTAGAGACAGCAGAAATTATCTGAAGGGAGTGAATGGGAACAATCTGTCAGACAAAAAAAATTCAGAAAAAGTCGCCGAAAAAAGCTTTGGAGCGGCGCGAGCGGCGCGGCGCGGCGCGACTTTTGGCGGTGCCGTTCAAGCTTTCTTTAGCGGAGAGACATTCCATCCATTACCTGGTAAGGGCGGTCAAGGTTGATAGTTCTAAGCTCCTGTCACACGTCGCATCCTCTGCCTTGCTTCTGCGATTGTGCAGCCGGCACTTTTtcctgggagaagaaggccaccAAGAGTCTTTCGCgaagggaaagaagtggACACTTAGGGAGAGAATCGCTACTGCCACCCAGTCGAACCTCGGTCGGACTAAatctctttttgcttttttcttgatgGGGTTTCCCTGTCAAGGGCGGTCAGAATGGCGGGTGCAAAAGACGGGCAGAAAGATGCCGGGATGTACTAGGCAACTGATTTGGATATTAGCAGTGACACCATCCAAGTAACAGCACAGACGCTGATAAAGCCTATAGGCAGAGGAGCTGTTACCTTTTCAGCTCCCTCCAGGCTATCTTGCAAGCCTTCAGCACGGTGCAGTTTACCCATCAATCCTGCagtctgcttctttccttcccaggCCACCTGAATAGTAGCAGTGATGTGCAGATTAAGTTCTCGTATCCCGGGCTAGGTGGGCAATGTCTACTCCTACTATATGGTGCTTTCTTGCCAAAGAGCAGTTCAGGCTCGTTTCTATCCGCTCTCGTGCGCTTTACTGCTGTTAATGATATCATTACAAGTCAGTCACGTCAGCAAGTACTGTAAGATTATATACGACCCAAGCAGGAGGTATTACGCAGAGCCCTGGAGAAGTGAAGCAGCAAAGTCGGTCATACACAGTAGAATGTGTAAACAGATAACAATCATGGGAGATAATAACAACAAAATTATCCcagaaaatagataatagacaGGTAACATGTACCATAATAAATGTTATAAGCAACCGCCGCGTTCgaccaatcaatcatccgCGATGGCTAAGCACAGCATGGGCAAGTGTACACACCTTATGCTAATAATGCTATTGACAAGTCAAGaccaagatgaagaggattAAGTTCAATGCACGAGTGGCTGATTGCTGGTTAGGAGATCACTAGTCATAAACCACTTGTACCGAGTTCCAGATCTGATTCTCAAGTGCTGTGTGATAGTGATAGTGTTTGATGAATGCGACTGTGTCACCAGTCTAGGTACCTTTCATTCAGTCATCCGTTCGCTTCCCAACTACCTCACAATTTGTAAAGGGTTGTGAGGTGATGTCGAGTATACTTTCtatcaagaaaagagatTTTTCGGGACCTTTCTCCCTCTAGAGTATACCCCAGTGATCACATGAGACCGGCGTAATGGGACATCTTTATCCAAGCGATACAAGCTGGACATGTACTATGATTTCACCCTTTCGTCTTTGATGTAAATAGAATGATTCAATTCAAGAAGGCTATGTTTTTTGGCTTTTCTCTGGATTCATTTGATCGTACCCTTCTCAAGACTCAGGATCTCCCAACCTTCACTCCCTGCACACCACCTCCTACCTTTTTCCCAAAATAACTCCTTACTCACAAGAGATCATTACACCGTACAAGGAAGAGCATAGCTTTATTATCTAGGAGGGGCCTCCTAGAGTTGGATTGATCATAAAGTAGACTTTCTGGGTGTGTTTATCCTTGCTCACACTCTCCTTTTCAAGTCAATGCCTCATATGCATTTCGTCACTAAATTGCCTCTCAGGTATATAGTTTTACCATGAAATTTCACGTGGTCTAGAAAGCGAATTTCAATACTGATGTGAACAGCGGAAAGCCAAGGTATTCCGGTCGAATAAGTTCAATGTTGTCGGAGGTTAGGTCATTCTTCTAAGGGTGGCTTGCCTCATGTTAATCCCGAAATTCATGATGGTACATTCAGTAGTGGtctagtagtggtagtagtactatccTGGATGAGCTTCCAGACAAAGTGACCTAAGCAAGAGGTTCAATGATACTAGTAGTGTATATCGTACTTTAATCtcaattatatatataattaagtttaGTATTTATCCTATGGATAAGCATGTATGGTTCAAACTACTACAGTCCTTTGTATCCAGTTCgggatatatagtatctcatagtataaataaacaCTATATAGTTGCTGTACTATATCACAAACATCTTGGACTTCGGGATCGGCGACTTTCTGGTACAGTGAGGGACTCTACCTGTTCACCTACTATATACTAGGCATTTAGGTTCCTTCCAGGAACACACGTTGGAAGAAGGAATAATAGTATCACTATCAAACCAAGGCGTCTAATGTACAAATTTGGATGGTATACCTACATAACGGGCAACACACTGTCAGGGTACGTACAACAGTCCAGAATGTCGCAAGGTCAGAGTCTCATTTCCTATGAAAAATCTCGCTCAGGTAGGGGTAAACGGGAGTTAACCTGAAAGTTGCATAATTCGAAGGTGCAGCAAGCTGCGAGTTGTGGGGCGCAACTGGGCCAGAAGATAATACAGCTGCCAGCTGGCATATGCTGCCAAGAGGACCGTTTGCAGCAAGTTTCAGAAAAGGTGGGTCAATCAAGAAGGGGCTAGCCGTACGGCTGTGGGGACATATCCTTCTAGTTGATTAACTAACTCTCATGCAGTCATGCTACtgatgcttctgcttcgtgCGGCTACGTAGGTATAAGATATATAGGGTTCTTCATATGGAGATCCGACGGGAAGGCTAGATCGAAGGTGGGCTCTACCTAGGCCAGAACCACTTTGGACCATAGGCTATTGAGGTAACGCTGCCTAGAGGCCCCATTTACGCCCCGTCTGGGTTACCCGGGAAGACTAAGCCTGGCAGGGAACTTGCATTTAAGGAGCAGGAAGTAACTAGGAGCAGAGATAGACAATAGTGATTTACAGGTAACTGGTGAGCCACCTGCGACGTTGGTCCGATGCCATATAATTTCTTCGTGTTCAGCCGAGGTATAGACGGTCTGTAGATACGCGAAATTGCATTACTTAGTGTGTCGTAAACTTTGCGCCATATAAACGAGCACAGCGCTCTGGACTATTTCCTTGCTTCAGAAAGTGAAGCACCTGCACAGCTAGCACCTTGTATACCGAGCGCGATCAGGCCAACACAGAAGTTATATTGCATCAAAGATCGATACCATTGCGCAAGCAATCTTCagcattttctttttggtaGCTGTACGAACAATGCCAGCGGCCGCACTAACATTGAGCACGTCGCACTTCATGCGAGGCGACGCAAGGTCGACTATGGGGACAAGAGCCTCGGTTTTCAGGGTTGCATGAGCCTATCACCGTCGAGCGGGCATAGGAGGGTACCCTGTGAGTTTTCTCAGGTCGGTGTCGCTTGCCATCACGGCAGCTCACTGGGCTAAAAAGAAGCTGGAGCACGCAATTCAGCTCGTTTCTTCGAGCGAGTTAGGAAGGCATGAGTTGTGGCTTCCATCGTTTTGCTTTCAACAAGCAAAGTTGGACAATTAATCAATCGAACGATACCAAGATCCTTGGTGATTGTCGCATGCCGTGTTGTATATATGGGACGAGAATATGAGTCAAGTATCGCGGATTTGCCTTACTGAGGCGCGCTATGGAAGCGACGTTGGTGGTGTGCGTGTTGACTAGGATATCGCTTGCTGGATGCTGAGTTGACTCAGTCACTTGCCTCTCATTGGCCTTGAATTGCTATGGGTTAGGGAGCTGCCAGCGCCCGCATTTCGGTTTGTCACCAGCGGAGCAATGACATGGAGAGTGGAATCCTGACAACCCATGTCATCATATTCGATCAGCCCATCAAACCGCCCAAAACCACGCGACCAACGCTATTGAGTTCGCTCTTGGCCTGGTGACGGCTGGCATCCTCGAATTCGCGTATGATCCCCGCCACCATAATCTTCCTTATCTTGGCATCCGCCTTAGAAAACATTTCCCCCAATGCGACAGTACATACTGAAGGTGTGAAGACTAGCGACACCAATCGGGTGTAACAGTCAATTAGAATATCACACAGGGTAACAAATGTTTCGAAATAGTCCGGTTCAAATGGTAACAATGGCGTCAGAAGATATGTGTATTCCTCGCCGGGGAGGAGCTCCGAAGCCTCCGTATGCGGAAACGAGACGGTCGCTGCCGCCGCGCTGGCTGAGTTACTCGCCATTGACTTCAAATCCGACGGGTCACTGGATTGTATCGGTAGGCCGATTTCTGTGGCCGAACTGGTGCGGCGCGCTTTCGTGCCGGCGTGAGCAGCCCGCTTGAACATCTGTGGGATACGGGCGCGagtgagggtggaggaggaggtgccgTCGGGAGGATGCACTTGCTGAAAAGCCTCGAATTCATTTAGGAGGGTGTTGAGTGCGCGAAGGAATTCCACGGGTGTTGTGCTGACATCGAGAATCGGAGGCAGGGAGAGGCCCAAAAGAAGGTAATTGATGGCGCGACGGGCGAGTTTACGGGGCTCAAAGTATGGCAGTCGGCTGATATCGGTCCGGGAAAAGTGAACTGTATTGAACCAGTAGATGCGGCCTTCGTGCGCTTTTCGCAGATAACCCAGTGTAGAGATCCGCTTAGCGGCCATATCGTGGATGTGCTGGTAGATTGCTGCTGCGCTTTGAGGCCCAAGTGATCCGCTACCACTCGTTAACGGGGGTGGCATGGACCCCACCGATGGGTCATGACTGATGCTGGATTTGGTGTCCCGGCGCGAAAGACTGGGGGCAAATGTCGAGGAAATCATATTGGACATGGCTATGTAGTTGGAGAAGGTTGCCTACCCCGGCAGAAACGTGGATTCCGTACTCCGTAGGCAATGAGGATACACGATTAAAAGGGGCTGGCTCAAGAAAGCGTACTAGTAGGAAGATCCGCGGGATCGGGAAGGAGATGGAATCTCCGTGCCACGTGACCGTTATTACTGCCAGCAGAGACGGAGCTGGCGAGCCTGTAACGTCTGGGGAAAGTATTATGATGGGCTAACGAATAAGGATATCATAAGCAGAGGTTCCAGTCGCATGAATTGCTGGTACGCGAGCTGATTGGGAATTAGCCCCATCCAAAACATGCTATAGATTAGTAGGCTGCACTAGCTCActggattatatattaatattgaaACACTTAAAATATCCACTAAGCATGTTAGCTCAGGGGAAGAGCGCCGGGCTCATAACCCGGAGGTCCCTGGATCGAAACCAGGACATGCtatctgtttcttttttcttctctcagcTATCGTAGCTGATCGCTTCTTTTTGTTCATTCAAAATATGCTAGCATAGGCTGTCCACGCTACTTGATAGCTCGGTATCTATTCTTACTATGGAGTACGACCAAGAGAATCCCGAGTCGCCATGTTGCTGTCGAGGAGATTCCCACGGTCCATCCCAAGAACAACTGATGCTTTTCAGCTGAGATAGATTTAAATTTCATAGTTGCCATGGTGGTAGATACAGACGAACTGAGTATGTACGTACCGGTAGCATAACACTATTTACATACCAGTATCCTTGAGTAGGTTACTCGAGGGAATGATACACACATTATGTGGCAGGTGCCATCTATATCTTGAAAAGGACTAGCGTAGGGGTCTAACTGGCTATACCTGACTGGGTTAGTCGCCGACTATCACCCCGGCTGGCCACTGACATGTGACCGACCGCCTTCCCTAAGGGATTGGCTCCGagctgaatgaatgaataggAAGGATATCTTCCGGCACTTGACcaccttctttcccctccttacGAATCAATGGCCCCTTGAGATGACCTAGTATCAGGTCTTCTCTGTGGCGAGCCCCAATACTTTCTTGCGGCTTTGTGTTTCAATATGCTTCTGCGCTCGGCCACTTCTTATTTGATTAGAACTGGCCAGGGGTATCAACTATTCCTAGCATGACACGCCGACTTGTATGtcccttttcttctgatCATGGAGTGCTCCTATCAGAAGATCTTAGAACTGATCGGATATCTTTATAGGTTCGAGCGGGCGTGCAGCTCGCGATTTTCGCATCTTTCATCGCTCTTCTCGTCGTGACCTTGGACAACAGGTTCCGTGTCCTCCCTGCCTCCATCCACGGCCATCTTCCATCCCACTATGCTGGCTTCGCCATCACCGATGTCACCATTGTGACTTGTTCCTCCATCAACGTTTTCTCAAACTGTCAACCGAGCCAGGAGTCCTGGTCCCAGGTCGAGAAAGACCTCTACCTCCGCACCGGCTGGACCTCAAGCGCATTTGTTCGATTTGAgcgaaagaaagaggaagaactGCTTCCTACAGACAAGGTTGTTATTGACCTTAAAATTAGCCGACTTGTTCCCGAGTATTCAGAGGATCCTGAGGCCCAGGCAGAGACATGGGAGCAAAGACCCGGTGGTATCTGGCTCAAGCGAACCGCTAAGCGCCACGCGAGTGACTCTGGAAAGGCAATCACCGCTATCGATGTCCTCTTTGGTGCCGATGCAGTCGATCCGCGAATTGGCTGGGAAGTCAGGGATACTCCATTGCTACTGGATAGCCGTACGGAGGAACTGGAAACTCGAATCAGCGTTCGTCGGGGAGATCCTCCCAAAACGAAGAAACCAGTGCCCAGGATAAACGAGAATGGGCGCTTCAAGATCATGCAGCTGGCTGACTTGCATCTGAGCACCGGCCTAGGGGCTTGCCGTGAACCCGTCCCGGCTGAACCCGTTCCAGGGCAGAAGTGTGAAGCCGATCCTCGGACGCTAGAGTTCGTGGAAAGGCTTCTAGACGAAGAGCAGCCTGATTTTGTTGTATTAAGTGGCGACCAGGTTAATGGTGAGACGTCGAGGGATGCCCAGAGTGCTCTTTTCAAGTCCGTTAAACTCCTTGTTGATCGCAAGATACCCTACGCGGCCATTTTCGGCAACCATGATGACGAGGGTAACCTGAAGCGACCGGAGCTTATGACCATCTTGGAGGATTTGCCGTACTCTTTATCTACTGCCGGCCCTGAGGAAATCGACGGAGTCGGCAACTATTATGTCGAGATTCTTGGCCGCGGAAGCACCACCCACTCCGCGCTAACCCTTTACCTTTTGGACTCACACTCGTACTCTCCTGATGAGCGGAATTATCGCGGGTATGACTGGATCAAGCCGAGTCAGATTCGGTGGTTCAAGAACACGGCTCAAGGGCTGAAGACCAAGCACCATGAATACACCCACATGCACATGAACATGGCTTTCATTCACATTCCACTGCCGGAGTATCGTGATCCCAACAACTACTACCTGGGTAACTGGACAGAAGCCCCAACAGCGCCGGGCTTTAACTCGGGCTTCAAGGATGccctcgaggaagagggtatCCTGTTTGTGAGCTGCGGACAGTAAGCGATGtcttttccatccatccatgactCTTTGCTAACCCGCTTTCAGTGACCATGTCAATGACTACTGCATGCTCAATCGAGATAACGAGGAAAAGCCGTCCCTGTGGATGTGCTACGGAGGAGGCGCTGGTTTCGGCGGGTACGGAGGATACGGGGGTTATGTGCGCCGCGTGCGGTTCTATGATTTTGACATGAACCCTGGCCGTGTGGTGACATACAAGCGGCTGGAGTATGGCGAGACGGAAGCCAAaattgatgagatgatgattatcGACGGTGGCATTGTCAAAGGGCCCGAACAAGAAAAGTGAATTGGAGATTGGTGCCTTTCCAACCCGCTGAAGTGGTATtatttctcctttctttttgagCTGGGTCTCGCGAGACGCATCTGGCGCTGCTTTTCGGACGATATCATCTATTCGAGGCTCTTACATCTATTACTGGGGAGGCGTTCGTTCCTATTTGAGACTTAACCGGCGGgcattcattttcttttccttgtaTCATATTAGTATTCGATTCAAGCATCTTCAGGATGCGTGGGCCGCGATAGCAGGCAATTCCTCGAGAaaattgattatttttatcttcttttccttcctacTCTATCACCACCACTTTTCATAATACACGCGCTCCGTGTTCCCGAGAAAGCCCTCAAGGCTGCTCACCACATCATCCGTCATGCCAGGCGGACCACACACATAACACACCGTCTCTTCCGCCTCAATACTACCATCAGGTTTACTGACCGCCTTGCGTAAATCATCCCGATTGATCCTTCGCGTGTGCAGGGTCAGATCCCCGGATTCCGCAAATCCAGTGAGAGAACTTCGATCCAAACCAGGATCGGTGATGAAAAGATCTAAGCTAATCTGCAATCGACGAACCTGTGACTGCGACGCAATGATCTGTCGTAGACGTGAAAGAAACAAGATCTGCTGCAGGCTACTAGTACCATTCCCGGTTActgttccttcttctttccgtgGGAGTTTCGTTGAGTACAGAAATCGAATATTGAATGatgggtgaggaagagcgaTCTCGTCGCCATTGTTTAGATGCGAGAGCATGGATATCAGTGGGCTATGGTTTTGTTAGTATTTAGTTATGAATCATCTTTCCTGTTTGATGAGTCGACATGGAACACTCACTTGATCCCCACTCCGCCTGCCACGAAAACTACATTCCGAACTTTCGTCAAGTCCACGCGGGAAGATGGAGGCCATACAAAACTCCCTCCGACGCGGATGCTAAGTTCTGTACCTAGGATCTGATCCGCCGGTCGCCAGAGCCATACgctggctgggttggagggcGCATATTGCACGGCTAACTCTACGTAGGGTGGCCGACCGCGCGGGTCGATGGGTGGCACGTCGGTCTCATCAGTTGTGATTGCCTCGGCGGGGTATTCTAGTGATGGGAGGACTTGTGCGTCGGCTGGAGTGGAGGTAATACTGAAGCCACCTgcgttggggatggagggaatATGGACGTCCAGCCATTGACCCGGGAGGAATGTTaggggttgttgggggttGGCTAACTGTTGGGTGTTAGCTTGATAGTATGTATATACGGTCGGTCGGAAAGCGGATATGTCGCTGATAGTGTAGAGATTATAGGTGTGCGGTTGGAAAGGTCATGTAGGAAAAATATCATTatggaaagaaaatcatacctcatccacttcctgaccttcatcatcttcgacatTCTGGACCTCCGGCGGGATGGTCAGCTGTAGCAGTCGCACGGAGGGGTTGGCCTGTTCGATATGCGACAGCCGGACATTGTACAGTCGGTTCTGGCGGGGTTCGGCAGCGGTGCGCAATTGATGGGGCAGTGAGCCCTTTCGGTTTGTCGGGGAGCTCATGTGGTGtgcttggtggtggcagcaCAATTGGTTCTCAGCCGATGGCTGGCGCTTAGAGAAGAGAGCTGATGGGTGATGGCGAGATTGGACTGGGAGCAGTTGATGGCACTGCAGTACTAGTCGGAGTCTCCGCATCCGGAGGTCCAATGAATGTTGCGGAGGACGGTTGCTTcttggagatagtagtagcagcagtaggtTTTTGGAGGGTTCACAGGGCCAGCTGGCGGGATAAACATTTAGTGCCTTTACATGGATTAGAGTAAGTAATTATTTTGCATAGAAATTGACTGTGATGTAGTTAACAAGAGCGCATTGCTGGTTTGGTAGAAGTACAACGTACTAGTAGTCGAGTCGAGGCGAGATGGATGACGTTGGGGCATGTCATGTGCCTTCTTGGTTTGTTTGCAGCGACCTGGAAccaagtactacttactatccttctcttccacaTTGTATGTACTCGTTCCCATCTTTGTGCTTCAACATCACATCCTACTGATTCAACGATATGGCTCAGTGAGATAAACAGGGAAATTA harbors:
- a CDS encoding uncharacterized protein (COG:S;~EggNog:ENOG410PM8W); the encoded protein is MSNMISSTFAPSLSRRDTKSSISHDPSVGSMPPPLTSGSGSLGPQSAAAIYQHIHDMAAKRISTLGYLRKAHEGRIYWFNTVHFSRTDISRLPYFEPRKLARRAINYLLLGLSLPPILDVSTTPVEFLRALNTLLNEFEAFQQVHPPDGTSSSTLTRARIPQMFKRAAHAGTKARRTSSATEIGLPIQSSDPSDLKSMASNSASAAAATVSFPHTEASELLPGEEYTYLLTPLLPFEPDYFETFVTLCDILIDCYTRLVSLVFTPSVCTVALGEMFSKADAKIRKIMVAGIIREFEDASRHQAKSELNSVGRVVLGGLMG
- the REB1 gene encoding MYB DNA-binding domain protein (COG:K;~EggNog:ENOG410PKPT;~InterPro:IPR017930,IPR009057,IPR017877,IPR001005;~PFAM:PF00249,PF13921), producing MGNSSSQYTSPGRKNAPEDSEEENRSELEIPSTPITPLNGAKQKLQSNNTTSGRKRRALDNTTGDRNISPASPKTSLSSRHNTSTDRPSKRKKVRESNQIQNGKADKATHKPDLLTQNAPSTSPSPGTEDLIAPDPGSKDQEKGSAQEKSEAKLNTASKQSSENFKGLVDFKKGKRGSDASKGKENKSTGFFTPEEVKALESFKLDFCTTHGMASDTFDLMIQHSERDKSNPFPCPTHITTKVAFWKNIYEIIPHRDKRSVYRFMRRHFQCTTQKPHYWTAEQDDELILLHERHGPRWAHIAKMIGRSDDDVIQRWRNHLEHRQTMNRGPWSEWEVGALLQYLQDWWTHMKNLGHEVGRDIYEIDESKISWGEISNRMENCRSRQQCGDKFRKIRRKVLTRRSMGNPDAFYDPVVEAKPPKRRGKSKSITPSQSQSNKHFKSSEYVDSDDESGEEGTESDKISSLDRSTSKTDDSSSLRSLETAPKKVNHPAHSQEDSDKPDPDTSISGSEESNSESEAEKSISDDDTGSIRSIQSSGKKQSSGHKRNGSLKRQRR
- a CDS encoding FAD-dependent oxidoreductase (COG:C,H;~EggNog:ENOG410PNTM;~InterPro:IPR017927,IPR039261;~go_function: GO:0016491 - oxidoreductase activity [Evidence IEA];~go_process: GO:0055114 - oxidation-reduction process [Evidence IEA]), with translation MSSPTNRKGSLPHQLRTAAEPRQNRLYNVRLSHIEQANPSVRLLQLTIPPEVQNVEDDEGQEVDELANPQQPLTFLPGQWLDVHIPSIPNAGGFSITSTPADAQVLPSLEYPAEAITTDETDVPPIDPRGRPPYVELAVQYAPSNPASVWLWRPADQILGTELSIRVGGSFVWPPSSRVDLTKVRNVVFVAGGVGINPLISMLSHLNNGDEIALPHPSFNIRFLYSTKLPRKEEGTVTGNGTSSLQQILFLSRLRQIIASQSQVRRLQISLDLFITDPGLDRSSLTGFAESGDLTLHTRRINRDDLRKAVSKPDGSIEAEETVCYVCGPPGMTDDVVSSLEGFLGNTERVYYEKWW